The uncultured Hyphomonas sp. genome includes a region encoding these proteins:
- a CDS encoding crotonase/enoyl-CoA hydratase family protein: MSGFETLLYSTQDGHARITLNRPEKLNALSYVMQSELSAALWEADNDRSVHCVILEGAGRAFCAGYDLSGADGEVPVSPVEDKEGKSYRGGRSIDDDAWQLERQQRWRMALFDIHKPVIAKVHGYCLAGGCDLALLADMVIAAEDATFGFPPARDLGALPNNFWVYNCGPQWAKRLLLTGDTVNGTEAQAIGLILKAVPSEDLEEEVVGLASRMAKIDPDLLSANKRIVNLAMELMGARTLQRLAVENDVRGHNTRAADGFRSSVAENGLKATLRARDAAFGDGRARVFGPEKRGADGRLTDD, translated from the coding sequence GTGAGCGGGTTTGAGACGCTCCTCTATTCGACCCAGGACGGCCATGCGCGCATCACGTTGAACCGGCCGGAGAAACTGAATGCGCTTTCCTATGTCATGCAGTCGGAACTCTCGGCTGCACTTTGGGAGGCGGATAATGATCGGTCCGTGCACTGCGTAATCCTGGAAGGCGCGGGCCGAGCGTTCTGCGCCGGGTACGATCTTTCGGGTGCGGACGGAGAGGTGCCGGTCTCTCCGGTGGAAGACAAGGAAGGTAAATCCTATCGCGGCGGCCGCAGCATTGATGACGATGCCTGGCAGCTGGAACGCCAGCAGCGCTGGCGGATGGCACTGTTCGACATACACAAGCCGGTCATTGCCAAGGTTCACGGCTACTGCCTCGCGGGCGGATGCGATCTCGCCCTGCTGGCAGACATGGTGATTGCGGCAGAGGATGCGACGTTCGGCTTCCCGCCGGCACGCGACCTCGGTGCTTTGCCCAACAATTTCTGGGTCTACAATTGCGGTCCGCAATGGGCGAAGCGGCTGCTTCTGACCGGTGACACAGTGAACGGCACGGAAGCGCAGGCCATCGGCCTCATCCTGAAGGCTGTACCCAGCGAGGATCTCGAAGAGGAGGTCGTTGGCCTCGCGAGCCGGATGGCTAAGATCGATCCGGATCTCCTGTCGGCCAACAAGCGGATCGTGAACCTGGCCATGGAGCTGATGGGCGCGCGGACACTGCAGCGTCTTGCGGTCGAGAACGATGTGCGCGGGCACAATACCCGCGCGGCAGACGGGTTCCGGTCGAGTGTCGCCGAGAACGGACTGAAGGCGACGCTGCGGGCGCGCGATGCGGCATTCGGTGACGGGCGCGCACGCGTGTTCGGCCCCGAGAAACGCGGTGCGGACGGCCGCCTCACGGACGACTAG
- a CDS encoding amidohydrolase family protein translates to MKRFGLATAVALAIAGMATAQEAVIHAGYLLAEPGEGYLRKQTITVEDGRIVSVEAGYKPGPKGVPVINLRNAYVLPGLIDSHVHITGESGPGERIRAFEDTTVDQAFDGAGYAHKTLLAGFTTVQDVGGSNDSVFGLRDAIAKGLVPGPRMRAAGQAVSVTGGHGDINGYSPDVMALFTGENICNGADDCRRAVRQQVKEGADVIKITATGGVMSNTKAGLEQQFTDAELVAIVEAAHAMGRQVTAHAHGKGGIESALRAGIDSIEHGTYLDDETIALFKEHNATLVPTVLAGATVSGWVEEAWFPAASRAKAAIVGPLMQEMLRRAHEGGVNVAFGTDTGVSKHGENAQEFALMVGAGFTPEEAIRSATVVASEHVEMDADIGTIAAGKYADIIAVTADPLKDIAELEDVDFVMKGGVVYKNED, encoded by the coding sequence ATGAAACGGTTCGGACTGGCCACGGCGGTGGCGCTGGCGATTGCAGGCATGGCAACGGCGCAGGAAGCGGTGATCCATGCGGGTTACCTTCTGGCCGAGCCGGGTGAAGGTTACCTTCGCAAGCAGACTATTACCGTTGAAGACGGCCGCATCGTATCCGTGGAGGCAGGTTACAAGCCGGGGCCAAAAGGTGTGCCGGTGATTAACCTGCGCAACGCTTATGTGCTGCCCGGCCTGATCGACAGCCATGTTCACATCACCGGCGAGTCCGGCCCGGGCGAGCGGATCAGGGCGTTCGAAGATACCACCGTAGACCAGGCGTTCGACGGCGCAGGCTATGCCCACAAGACTTTGCTGGCGGGTTTCACAACGGTTCAGGATGTCGGCGGTTCGAACGATTCCGTGTTCGGCCTGCGCGATGCCATCGCCAAGGGGCTGGTGCCCGGCCCGCGTATGCGGGCGGCCGGCCAGGCCGTGTCGGTCACCGGTGGTCATGGCGACATCAACGGCTATTCGCCGGACGTCATGGCGCTGTTTACAGGCGAGAACATCTGCAATGGCGCTGACGATTGCCGCCGGGCGGTCCGCCAGCAGGTCAAGGAAGGCGCCGACGTCATCAAGATCACCGCGACAGGCGGCGTGATGTCCAACACCAAGGCCGGGCTGGAACAGCAGTTCACCGATGCTGAACTGGTCGCCATCGTTGAAGCCGCGCACGCCATGGGCCGCCAGGTGACGGCGCACGCGCACGGCAAGGGCGGGATTGAGTCCGCCTTGCGCGCCGGAATCGATTCCATTGAGCACGGCACGTATCTGGATGATGAAACCATCGCCTTGTTCAAGGAGCATAATGCCACGCTTGTGCCGACCGTTCTGGCTGGCGCAACGGTGAGCGGCTGGGTGGAAGAGGCCTGGTTCCCGGCGGCAAGCCGCGCCAAGGCGGCCATTGTCGGCCCGTTGATGCAGGAAATGCTGCGCCGTGCCCATGAGGGCGGTGTGAACGTCGCCTTCGGCACCGATACGGGCGTGTCGAAGCATGGCGAAAACGCGCAGGAATTTGCCTTGATGGTTGGCGCAGGCTTCACGCCGGAAGAGGCGATCCGTTCCGCGACAGTGGTTGCGTCCGAACATGTAGAAATGGATGCCGACATCGGCACCATCGCGGCTGGCAAATATGCCGACATCATCGCGGTTACGGCTGACCCGTTGAAGGACATCGCCGAGCTGGAAGACGTCGACTTCGTGATGAAGGGCGGCGTGGTCTACAAGAACGAAGACTGA
- a CDS encoding OmpA family protein has product MALAMRMVTGAAAVLALAACSGQDSAPTAQQATSVAEADCIPISDGTYQIRNGKILVMRADASSRPEPAPITDMSGQPVGWAAKLEQSFATTGYPWLGLQVRDGVAAVVGTAPGLAARDVSFLTAKAAIQNDPEGAEKVGLIVNAMAVEGREDTLGAGLTRLMNSDLTLNDCQDAFNQTLRVDDIDFPVNMAVLNAAELPVADTATGIARLCTAYNIEIAEHTDSRGSDSYNLQLSRQRAEAIRAYMIERGVDEAVLTAKGYGESQPVDSGTSAAARDRNERTEFIVTPR; this is encoded by the coding sequence ATGGCTCTGGCAATGCGTATGGTTACCGGCGCTGCGGCAGTCCTCGCGCTGGCCGCCTGTTCCGGGCAGGACAGCGCCCCAACCGCACAGCAAGCGACCTCTGTGGCCGAAGCGGATTGTATTCCGATCTCCGATGGCACCTACCAGATCCGCAACGGCAAGATCCTCGTCATGCGAGCGGATGCCTCGTCCCGTCCTGAACCAGCCCCGATCACGGACATGTCGGGCCAGCCAGTCGGCTGGGCCGCGAAACTGGAACAGTCTTTCGCGACAACGGGTTACCCGTGGCTGGGCCTGCAGGTGCGCGATGGCGTGGCCGCCGTGGTCGGCACGGCGCCGGGCCTTGCGGCGCGAGACGTCAGCTTCCTGACGGCGAAAGCCGCGATCCAGAACGACCCGGAAGGCGCTGAAAAGGTCGGCCTGATCGTGAACGCGATGGCGGTTGAAGGGCGTGAAGACACGCTCGGCGCAGGGCTGACGCGCCTCATGAACAGTGACCTGACCCTGAACGATTGCCAGGACGCCTTCAATCAGACCCTGCGGGTCGACGATATCGACTTCCCGGTGAACATGGCCGTGCTCAACGCGGCGGAGCTGCCGGTGGCAGATACGGCGACCGGCATCGCCCGCCTTTGCACCGCCTACAATATCGAGATCGCCGAACACACGGACTCCCGTGGCTCAGACAGCTATAACCTCCAGCTTTCGCGCCAGCGGGCGGAGGCGATCCGTGCCTACATGATCGAACGCGGCGTCGATGAAGCGGTGCTGACGGCGAAAGGCTATGGCGAATCCCAGCCGGTCGACAGCGGCACGTCCGCTGCGGCGCGCGATCGGAACGAGCGGACGGAGTTCATCGTCACGCCGCGCTGA